Part of the Thermococcus barossii genome is shown below.
GCGTTCCTCACCCATGCAATCTTCCACTCCCTCCTCTTCGGCGCCGTCCTTGGGATGATACTGGGGCTCCTCTTCGAGAACATGGCACTTGTGATGACAGTCGCTCTCCTCGTAACGATAGTGGTGGTTCTCCTGATAGCGCATCTCGAAAAGCTCGGATTCACTCCCGACTCCGCCGTGGGGATAGTGGCGAGCTTCGTTGCGGGACTAACGGTTCTGGGCTTTGGCGTTCTGTACAAGGTCATGGAGAGCCGCCCGTACTTCCCGCTCAGCGAGAGCATAATCTCGTACCTCACCGGCGAGATATTCCTGATAACCCTGAACGACCTTACAGTCCTTGTGCTCGGAGGGGCGCTTCTCTTCTTCGTCATGCTCTTTCTCTACCGCGACTTCCTCTACCTGAGCTTCGATCCCGAGGGTATGGAGAGCTACGGCGGTAACGTGAGGGCCTACCTGATGATTCTATACGTCCTCGTCGGGGCCATCGGAGCTTTAATCGTCCAGACAGTCGGCCTGATAACGCTCCAAGTCGTCGCGGTCCTTCCCGGGGCAATAGCACTGATGGTAAGCAGCGACATCCGGAAGGTTCTTGGCGTGAGCCTCTTTCTGACGCTGGGAATACAGCTCTCGTCGGTTATCCTCGCGTACTTCACGGACATACCGCCCAGCGGAATAGCCACGATAATGCTTGGCCTCATCTACGGGGCCCTTCTCTTCAGGAGGTGAAATCTTGAAGCTCGCTGGAATTGACGAGGCAGGCAGGGGGCCGGTGATAGGTCCGATGGTCATAGCCGCTATTGTAGTGGACGAGAAGAACGTTCCGAAGCTGGAAGAGCTCGGTGTTAGGGACTCGAAGAGGCTCACCCCAAGGAGGCGCGAGAAGCTCTTCGATGAAATAATTGCAGTTTTAGACGATTATGTAATTCTTGAATTATTGCCCGAGGAGATTGACTCCCGCGAGGGCACGCTCAACGAGTTCGAGGTCGAGAACTTCGTCAAGGCCCTAAACTCGCTCAAAGTCAAGCCCGATGTCGTTTACATCGACGCAGCGGACGTCAAAGAGGCCCGCTTCGGCGAGGAGGTAGGGAAAAGGCTGAACTTCGAGGCGGAGATAGTGGCAGAGCACAAGGCCGACGACAAGTTCGTGCCGGTTTCGGCCGCCTCAATCCTCGCGAAGGTAACCCGCGACAGGGCTATAGAGAAGCTTAAGGAGGAGTACGGCGAAATCGGGAGCGGTTATCCCAGCGACCCGAGGACGAGGGCTTTTCTGGAGAGCTACTACCGCGAGCACGGCGATTTTCCCCCGATAGTAAGACGGGGCTGGAAGACGCTGAGGAAGATTGAGGAAAAGCTGAGGGCTGATGTCGAGGCCAAGAAATCGAGGGGAAGGGGACAGCTCAGCCTGGATAGGTTTATGGAGTAGTTACCTCCCCAGCCTCAGCCTTATTCTGTCCTTTATTTCAAGGAGCCATTCGAGGTAGAGCCAGAGTGAGTCGGTGAAGGCCTCCCAGCGGAGGAGCTCCTTCAGGGCGATGCCCATGACTATCGCCGCCGGTGGGACGAGAACGGTGGCATAGAAGCTGAACTGGGTCGTTCCGCCGAGGAGGTACTGGAGGACGAAGAATCCGACGGTGCTCCAGAAGATGCCGAAGGGAATCAATATCTTCCCGCGTTTTCTGTAGAGCCAGGGTAGTGAGAGGATGAAGAGAACCATGCTGAGGAGCAGAAACGGGTCCGTCTGGGCGAAGATATTGGGGTTGTAGTGGAATGGAAAGGCCTTCTTGTTCACGAACCACTCCCACACCGGGGAGGCGGCCGGGTGACCGCCCTTGTTCGAGAGGTGCCACCGGAAGCTTCCGAGGATGTCGTCGACCCACTGCTCGAATCCGACGGCCTTTATGGCCACGAGGTTGGGTATGAGAAAACCGAGGGCAGGAAGGGCTGCAATGGCAAGTAAAAAGCTTGTCAGCCTTCTTTCATCTCTGAACGCCTTTATCAGGAGTATTGGATACCCAAAGGCGCCGCTGAGCTTTGCGGCCGCGGCGAGGCCAACGGCAAAGCCCGAAGCCTTACGCTTTTCGTAGATTAGCAGAGTGGTGAACAGAGTCACGAACAGTGCCACATGTATGTCGAGCATCGCCGTTACGGCGGTTGCCTCAAGGGTTGGGTCGGCAATCGTAAAGATGAGCGCTATAAGCGCTGCGAGATAACTTCCGCTTATTCTGTAGGTTGCGAGAACCACGAGAAGGCCTATCATGACGAAGGCCAGTATACCCGGCAGGCGCCAGTTTATGGGCCTGTCCTCGACGAGCATCCCGAGCATTATGAGATCCTTCCCAAGGAACGGGTGCTCCGTGTTGAGGTAGTTCTGGATGTTCTCCTTGTCGGGATACCTGTAGCCGGGGACGACGTAGTAGGCATCGGACGGTATCTCCGAGGAAAGGGCACCGATGAACCCATCCACGTTCTCCAAGGGTACCTCAAAGTAGACGCCCGGAAACTTGAGGTACTCCATCTCGTAGGTGGCGTTGTAACGGAGGGCTATCTTTTCGACTTCGTACTGGTACTTTATCCTGACGCTGGTGTTTGAAAAGATGACGTTTATCCCGGCTGAGTTCGTCGTTTCGTTCACGTAATGGAGGCTAACACCAAGCCTGTGGAGAACGTTTCTGCTGGCTGGAACGTACCAGACCTCGTCTCCAATGTAATCCCTGAGGTCGGAACGGGAGGCAAAATCGTAGAGATACCAGAATGAACCGATGAGTATAACGGCCGAAACCGCGATGAAGAGGACCCTTCTCCAGTCCATTTTACCACCGGGTAGATTAGCGCGGCAACGTTTTTAAGCCTCTCCCCGAGGTTCGAACATGATGATAACCGAGGAGCAGGTTCAACTCGCGGTGGAGATGATACGGCGGGGCCTCGATGAGCGGAAGCTACGCGCCAAGCTCGGTGAGAACTGGAAGCTCATAGCGGAAATAGCGAGGGCCAGAATAAGGGCAGGGGACAAATTCTCCCGGAATGACCTGTGGATGGACACGGAAGGCCTCCGCTACGCCACCCATGAGGTCGTGGCCAAGTACCGGGCCGAACGTCTGAGTGAGCTCGGCGTAAAAAGCATAGCCGACGTCTCCTGCGGGATAGGGATACAGCTCATCTTCTACGCCATGAAGGTCGAGAGGGCATACGGGATAGACATAGACCCCATGAAGATTGAGTTCGCCCGGAGGAACGCAGAAAAGTACGGCGTGGCAAACATCGAGTTCATAAACGCCGACTCGCTCGACCCCGAAACCGTCGGGAGAGTGGATGCGGAGGTAATCTTTTCAGATCCCGCAAGGCCGCCTGAAATGCCCGAAAGAAGGCTGGAAGACCTCCTGCCCAGCCCGCTGAAAGTTTACGAGGCATACAGGAATAAAACCGATTCTTTCATCTTCGATTTACCTCCCCAGATGAGGCGCGAGAGGGTTCCCTGGAAGGGAGAGTTTGAGTACATAGACCTATTCGGCGCCCTGAACAGGCTGACGTTCTACACTGAACCCCTGGCGAGAACCGAGAGGAGCGCGGTAATCCTGCCGGCGGGGGGGAGAATCGAAAGCAATCCTGACCTGGAGAACATCGTCGAGTGGGCTGAAAAGCCCGGGGAGTACCTCTATGAGATTCCACAGAGCGTTGACTATGCAGACCTGATAAACGAGCTCTTCCACATCCTGAGCGCCGATGTTAGAATGCTTCTCCGTGAGAAGAGGCGTGTCTTGGCCACCGGAGACGAGGAAATCAGGAGCCCATACCTCAAAAGGACGTATGTCATAGCTGGCGTCGTCCCCTTCCACCCGGTCAGAATAAACGATTTCCTCAGGAAGGAGGGCTTTGGCAGGGCGACGCTCAGGATAAGCGTGCCAGAGGGAGAATACTGGAAGGTCAGAAAGAGAATCGAGGCGAACCTGAGGGGTGAGAGAAGAGCCTTCGTCTTCCAGTTCGGGAAGATGGCAATAATAGCGGAGGGGCTATAGCTCCTCTATCCTGGCGTTTCTTATCTTCTTGGACCCTATGCGGAGCCTCTTGAAGTAATTCACATGCTCCTCCGGAAGAAAAGACTCCAGACTGGTTGATTTCAGGCGCTTCTTCTTTTTCCTCTGCCCACTATTGGTTTCTTCAACCCCTGTCCTCGGCGAGACAGCCTCCAAGAACTCGTCGAGCTTCCGGTTCATCGGCACACCCAAACTGGATAGGCCTGGGGATATAAAGGCTTTATCCTCCCATCGAGTGTTGAACCAAAGGCCATATTAACCGTCCGGGAAACCACCGTTGAGAAACGCTTTTAACTTCCGGCATTTATTTAGGGAAAGAGTAAGCGAGGCGGGTGGAAGGTAATGTGCGGTATAATCGGGTACATCGGGGACAGGCCGGCCTGCGAGGTCATTGTAAAGGGTCTAAAAAGGCTGGAATATAGAGGGTACGATTCGGCTGGAATAGTCACCGAAGACGGGGGAAGGCTTTACATAAGGAAGGGCGCCGGGAGGATAGATGATCTCACTGAAAAGCTCGGCTTTCTTGAAATGCCCGGAAAGAGGGGAATAGGACACACCCGCTGGGCCACCCACGGGATTCCAAACGACATCAACGCCCATCCCCAGACGGACTGCACCGGGAGGATAGCCCTCGTTCACAACGGCATAATCGAGAACTACCGCGAGCTCCGGGAGGAGCTTCTCAGGAGGGGGCATCACTTCGATAGCGATACGGACACCGAGGTTATAGCCCATCTCATTGAGGAGGAGCTTAAATCGAGTGGGAGCTTTGAGGAGGCCATGAGGAGGGCGCTCCTCAGGCTCAAGGGTTCATTTGCCCTCGGCATAGTGTACACCGGAGAACCTGACAGGCTGTACTTCGTGAGAAACGAGAGCCCCCTCGTGCTGGGCATTGGAGACGGCGAGAACTTCGCGGCGAGCGATGTTCCTGCCTTCCTTGAGTACACGAACCGCGTTGTGTTTCTGGATGATAGGGAGTACGCTATAATCACGAGAAACTCGTGGACCGTCAAGAGTCTTGACAGCGGGAAGATCGTTGAAAAAACCGTCCAAGAGGTAGAATGGACCCTTGAGATGGCCGAGAAAGCGGGCTACCCCCACTTTATGCTCAAGGAGATACACGAGCAGCCCAGGGCCATAAGGGACGCCATACACGGGAACGCAGGGATAATTCGCTCGGTGGCAGAGGAAATAGCGAAATACGACCGGGTGTTCATTGTGGCAATGGGCACTTCCTACCACGCCGGTCTGGTTGCCAAGTACCTGTTCCAGAGACTCGCCAAGAAGGTGCCCATAGTCGAGGATGCGAGCGAGTTCCGCTACGAGTTTGAAGAGCTGGTGGACGGAAACACCCTCGTCATAGCGATAACCCAGAGCGGGGAAACTGCAGATACGCTCGCGGCGATGAAACTGGCCAGGAGGAAAGGGGCGAAGGTTCTTGCCATAGTCAACGTCGTTGGGAGCATGGCGACCAGGATAGCGGACTTCACCCTCTACACCCACGCGGGTCCGGAGATAGGCGTCGCGGCCACCAAAACATACACCACCCAGCTGACGGTTCTCACGATGCTCGCCATCGAACTTGCGAGGGTTCTCGGAACCGCTGATCAGGGGTACCTTGATGAACTGGAGGCGGAGCTCAGCGCTGTTCCCGAACTCGTGGAGAGGGCCCTCCGGCATGAGGCATCGCTGAGAGAGCTGGCCGAGGAGCTGAAGGATAAGAGGGACTTCTTCTACATCGGAAGGGGCATAAGCGTCCCAACGGCCCTTGAGGGGGCACTCAAGCTCAAGGAGATAAGCTACATACACGCGGAAGGCCTAAGCGCCGGCGAGCTTAAGCACGGGCCCCTTGCACTCCTTGAGGACGGTGTCCCGGTCGTTGCGATAGCACCCAGCGGAAAGACCTTCGACAAAATCGTTTCAAACATCGAGGAGTCCAGGGCCAGGGGGGCATTCATAATAAGCATCGGGGACAGGGAAGAGCTGGGAAGAATCTCGGACGTTTTCGTCCAGATGCCTGAGATGGACGAACTCCTCACGCCGATAGTTTACATCGTCCCCCTCCAGATACTCGCGTATCATCTCTCTGTCTTGCGGGGTAACGACCCCGATAAGCCCAGGAATCTGGCCAAGTCGGTTACCGTTGAGTGAGGTGGTTTGGATGGTAAAAACAAAGGTTAAGGAAAAACGGAAGAAGAAGGGAGAGAAAACTTCCCTCCCCGAGTACTATCAGAAGTTTAAGACCTACGGTCTCCCGCTGATAGTCCTTGTACTGGCTTACTTTGGCTTTAAGATAAGGAACGTCACGTCAAACTACAAGACCTTCCTTGACCCGGATACGTTCTTCCACTACGAGATGTACAGGATAGCCATTCACAACTGGATTCCCAAGTACTTCGCCTACGCGGATCCACCCACGGGAATAAAAGCAGGTGGTTACCTCGGCCTCTACACCATTCAGGCCGTATTCTACAAAATCGTCTCGGTATTCGGGTACGACCCGCTGGGGGCGTTCAAGCTCTGGCCGCCCTTCGTCGGAGCGATGACAATCATAGCAGTATACCTCCTTGGAAGGAAGCTACACTCAAACTGGGCCGGCCTCTGGGCCTCGGCATTCATGATGTTCTCCTACGCCAACTTCAGCAAGACCTACTCGGGCAACAACCGTGGTGAAGGTCCCTTCATGATGTTCTTCATCTACGCCGTCTTTCTCCTGATGATCTATCTCGACGAGAAGGAGTGGAACTGGAGGAAGGTACTCTCCGGGGCCCTGTTCCTGCTGATGAGCATCCTTTACATGGCCGCCTGGACGGGAAGCACCTTCGGTGTCGGCATACTGCTGCTCTTTGCGGGCGTCACCGCCGTTGTGTTCTTCATCTTTGGAAAGATTGATGCTCTGAAAGGGTTCGTCAGGGACTTCTTCCCGCTCTACGGCCTTTCACTTATCCTCGGACTGGCCCTATCATACACCGGATTCATCGGCATAAAGTGGTTCCTGATATTTGCCATCGAGACCTTCATAGCCCTCAGTGTTCTAGTCGCGATAATGCTCTACGGAGAGAGGATCGGCCTCAACTACTCGGACAGAAAGCACAGGTTCGGCACCGTTGCGGTTATCGCGATCATTGGAGTCCTAGCTGTTTACGGTTACTTTGGTAAGGATCTCCTCAAGTTTCTTGGGAGCGCAACCCAGTCAAATCCCCTCTACCAGACGGTAGCGGAGCTCGCGAAGACGGACTGGAACACGATAAAGGCCTACTACAGCGTCAAGACCAAGGACGCGCTAATCTTCATCCTCTCAGCTGTGGGCTTCATCATAGTTGCCGCGAGATTCGTAAGGAAGCTCGCCAGGAACGACCTGACCGGCCACAAGGAGATATTCCTCGTCACGTACTACATTGGCTCACTCTACCTGCTCCTCTTGGCGGTTCGTTTCGTGTTCCAGGCATCTGGAGCCATACTCCTGCTGGCAGGCGTTGCCATCGGGGAGATATTCCTCTTCGTTGAGGAGATGAAGGAGAGCACAACCACCAAGGCCCTTTACGCCGTTCTTCTGATACTCCTGTTCCTGCCGTTACCGCTCATTGGAGCCCAGTACATGAACAGCATAGCCACAAACACCGCGAAGAGCCAGGGCTCGGTTCCGTCCGAGTGGGTGAACTCACTTAACTGGCTCAGGGAGAACAGCAACCCGCTCGACAGCGCCACCAGCTGGTGGGACTACGGCTACTGGATAGAGTCCAGCCTGCTCAGTCACCGGCGCTCCGCCACGGACGGTGGTCACGCCTACGACAGGCGCTACATCGTCGCGGACTTCTTCTCGCACTACGGCAACGAGAGCGAGCAGGACTTCGAGGCCTGGGAGCTCAACTACCTCATAGTCTGGCAGCAGGACATCTACAAGTTCAACGCCATAAGCTACCTTGGCGGTGCGATAACCTACGGCGAATACAGGAAGAACCCGATGTTCCAGCTCATTCCCGCCCAGTACATCCAGTACGTCAACGAGAGCGGAAAGATCGTTGTGTACATCAACACAGGAAAGTATGCCTATCAGCCGGTTTTCACCATAGACCTCACCAAGGGAAGGATAATCCAGGGGAGGGGAGACATACCATACGTCCTCTACGTCTTCCAGGGATACGGACTTCTGGCGTACCAGAAGATAGCATTCAGCAACTTCGTAAGGCTGGCGTTCCACATCCCGTACTCCTTCGAGCCCTGGGATGCCCAGAAGCTCTTCGCCAACTTCAAGCCAGTGCACAGCGACGGTGGAGTATCAACCTATGAGTTCAGACCCTTCGCGGTGTACAGAATTGACAAATTTGAGAACGGGACATGGAAGGCATTCCACAGCACCCTCGGCGGCGGAAAGCTCCCACTCGGAGAGCAGAGGCTCAGG
Proteins encoded:
- a CDS encoding metal ABC transporter permease — translated: MIPEYLIRAILASVMVSVLLGMLSPLINTKGLAFLTHAIFHSLLFGAVLGMILGLLFENMALVMTVALLVTIVVVLLIAHLEKLGFTPDSAVGIVASFVAGLTVLGFGVLYKVMESRPYFPLSESIISYLTGEIFLITLNDLTVLVLGGALLFFVMLFLYRDFLYLSFDPEGMESYGGNVRAYLMILYVLVGAIGALIVQTVGLITLQVVAVLPGAIALMVSSDIRKVLGVSLFLTLGIQLSSVILAYFTDIPPSGIATIMLGLIYGALLFRR
- the rnhB gene encoding ribonuclease HII, translated to MKLAGIDEAGRGPVIGPMVIAAIVVDEKNVPKLEELGVRDSKRLTPRRREKLFDEIIAVLDDYVILELLPEEIDSREGTLNEFEVENFVKALNSLKVKPDVVYIDAADVKEARFGEEVGKRLNFEAEIVAEHKADDKFVPVSAASILAKVTRDRAIEKLKEEYGEIGSGYPSDPRTRAFLESYYREHGDFPPIVRRGWKTLRKIEEKLRADVEAKKSRGRGQLSLDRFME
- a CDS encoding glycosyltransferase 87 family protein; this encodes MDWRRVLFIAVSAVILIGSFWYLYDFASRSDLRDYIGDEVWYVPASRNVLHRLGVSLHYVNETTNSAGINVIFSNTSVRIKYQYEVEKIALRYNATYEMEYLKFPGVYFEVPLENVDGFIGALSSEIPSDAYYVVPGYRYPDKENIQNYLNTEHPFLGKDLIMLGMLVEDRPINWRLPGILAFVMIGLLVVLATYRISGSYLAALIALIFTIADPTLEATAVTAMLDIHVALFVTLFTTLLIYEKRKASGFAVGLAAAAKLSGAFGYPILLIKAFRDERRLTSFLLAIAALPALGFLIPNLVAIKAVGFEQWVDDILGSFRWHLSNKGGHPAASPVWEWFVNKKAFPFHYNPNIFAQTDPFLLLSMVLFILSLPWLYRKRGKILIPFGIFWSTVGFFVLQYLLGGTTQFSFYATVLVPPAAIVMGIALKELLRWEAFTDSLWLYLEWLLEIKDRIRLRLGR
- a CDS encoding methyltransferase domain-containing protein: MITEEQVQLAVEMIRRGLDERKLRAKLGENWKLIAEIARARIRAGDKFSRNDLWMDTEGLRYATHEVVAKYRAERLSELGVKSIADVSCGIGIQLIFYAMKVERAYGIDIDPMKIEFARRNAEKYGVANIEFINADSLDPETVGRVDAEVIFSDPARPPEMPERRLEDLLPSPLKVYEAYRNKTDSFIFDLPPQMRRERVPWKGEFEYIDLFGALNRLTFYTEPLARTERSAVILPAGGRIESNPDLENIVEWAEKPGEYLYEIPQSVDYADLINELFHILSADVRMLLREKRRVLATGDEEIRSPYLKRTYVIAGVVPFHPVRINDFLRKEGFGRATLRISVPEGEYWKVRKRIEANLRGERRAFVFQFGKMAIIAEGL
- a CDS encoding PCNA-inhibitor, which translates into the protein MNRKLDEFLEAVSPRTGVEETNSGQRKKKKRLKSTSLESFLPEEHVNYFKRLRIGSKKIRNARIEEL
- the glmS gene encoding glutamine--fructose-6-phosphate transaminase (isomerizing) gives rise to the protein MCGIIGYIGDRPACEVIVKGLKRLEYRGYDSAGIVTEDGGRLYIRKGAGRIDDLTEKLGFLEMPGKRGIGHTRWATHGIPNDINAHPQTDCTGRIALVHNGIIENYRELREELLRRGHHFDSDTDTEVIAHLIEEELKSSGSFEEAMRRALLRLKGSFALGIVYTGEPDRLYFVRNESPLVLGIGDGENFAASDVPAFLEYTNRVVFLDDREYAIITRNSWTVKSLDSGKIVEKTVQEVEWTLEMAEKAGYPHFMLKEIHEQPRAIRDAIHGNAGIIRSVAEEIAKYDRVFIVAMGTSYHAGLVAKYLFQRLAKKVPIVEDASEFRYEFEELVDGNTLVIAITQSGETADTLAAMKLARRKGAKVLAIVNVVGSMATRIADFTLYTHAGPEIGVAATKTYTTQLTVLTMLAIELARVLGTADQGYLDELEAELSAVPELVERALRHEASLRELAEELKDKRDFFYIGRGISVPTALEGALKLKEISYIHAEGLSAGELKHGPLALLEDGVPVVAIAPSGKTFDKIVSNIEESRARGAFIISIGDREELGRISDVFVQMPEMDELLTPIVYIVPLQILAYHLSVLRGNDPDKPRNLAKSVTVE
- a CDS encoding peptide transporter, whose product is MVKTKVKEKRKKKGEKTSLPEYYQKFKTYGLPLIVLVLAYFGFKIRNVTSNYKTFLDPDTFFHYEMYRIAIHNWIPKYFAYADPPTGIKAGGYLGLYTIQAVFYKIVSVFGYDPLGAFKLWPPFVGAMTIIAVYLLGRKLHSNWAGLWASAFMMFSYANFSKTYSGNNRGEGPFMMFFIYAVFLLMIYLDEKEWNWRKVLSGALFLLMSILYMAAWTGSTFGVGILLLFAGVTAVVFFIFGKIDALKGFVRDFFPLYGLSLILGLALSYTGFIGIKWFLIFAIETFIALSVLVAIMLYGERIGLNYSDRKHRFGTVAVIAIIGVLAVYGYFGKDLLKFLGSATQSNPLYQTVAELAKTDWNTIKAYYSVKTKDALIFILSAVGFIIVAARFVRKLARNDLTGHKEIFLVTYYIGSLYLLLLAVRFVFQASGAILLLAGVAIGEIFLFVEEMKESTTTKALYAVLLILLFLPLPLIGAQYMNSIATNTAKSQGSVPSEWVNSLNWLRENSNPLDSATSWWDYGYWIESSLLSHRRSATDGGHAYDRRYIVADFFSHYGNESEQDFEAWELNYLIVWQQDIYKFNAISYLGGAITYGEYRKNPMFQLIPAQYIQYVNESGKIVVYINTGKYAYQPVFTIDLTKGRIIQGRGDIPYVLYVFQGYGLLAYQKIAFSNFVRLAFHIPYSFEPWDAQKLFANFKPVHSDGGVSTYEFRPFAVYRIDKFENGTWKAFHSTLGGGKLPLGEQRLRLWISAFGRDVKDATLIFEAYNGSVLVKREVLAEGVNMNHLNETPIEVNLTVPNATSYRFVLAQNGPLGVLDGPVYVNGKEVNPSYVLDEGQSGELKLTAAFREERTVDLYLRASIVYYVAPNGKDIYQEKFYLEPHQDIVTYVPVKEGISVVAGDNHITVQASMPDGVFESYVQRLYQKYGEDKVVVVRKRVEPIFIAKKEYVIWEG